Proteins from a single region of Bartonella sp. M0283:
- a CDS encoding DUF421 domain-containing protein: MDYLLGYGYVALKLFIGLAVFLLVLRTSGRGSLSQMTPTDLISNFVMGGIIGGVIYNPKITVIQLLIVLIIWQLLVIGLNYLRRHSVFFHNLVAGGDVALVLDGKFQMDEIKRLNIDVNDFATMLRIKGCALHEVAFARLESNGSLSVIRKEEGKNATLVVKNGSIVDGSLDEIGKDEAWLEEQLKKKKVSIDDIYAAEWYEEKSRNGRTRTGLFIVKGTTS, encoded by the coding sequence ATGGATTACCTTTTGGGTTATGGCTATGTGGCACTCAAACTTTTTATAGGACTTGCAGTATTTTTGCTGGTACTGAGAACAAGCGGTCGTGGAAGTCTCAGTCAAATGACACCGACGGATTTGATCAGCAATTTTGTTATGGGCGGTATTATCGGCGGCGTCATCTATAATCCGAAAATCACCGTTATCCAGTTATTGATTGTTTTGATTATCTGGCAATTACTGGTTATCGGGCTGAATTACCTCCGTCGACATTCGGTGTTTTTTCATAATCTCGTAGCCGGTGGCGATGTTGCACTGGTGCTTGACGGAAAATTCCAGATGGATGAAATCAAGCGGCTCAATATTGATGTGAACGACTTTGCAACCATGCTCAGAATCAAGGGTTGCGCACTTCACGAAGTTGCTTTTGCGCGTCTTGAATCAAATGGAAGTCTTTCGGTTATCCGCAAGGAAGAAGGCAAAAACGCAACGCTTGTCGTCAAGAATGGTAGCATTGTTGATGGCAGCCTCGACGAAATAGGAAAAGATGAAGCCTGGCTCGAAGAGCAGTTAAAGAAGAAAAAAGTTTCCATTGATGATATCTATGCCGCCGAATGGTACGAGGAAAAAAGCCGTAACGGCAGAACGCGCACTGGACTTTTTATTGTAAAAGGGACTACTTCCTGA
- a CDS encoding HAD family hydrolase — protein sequence MGIKTVGLDADDTLWHNEKTFREAEQYFVQLLGRCADKEIIERTLFSTIARNLGLYGYGFKSFTLSMIETASHVYNEAIPSSTMREIISLGQSLMDKPVNLIDGVVEGLEALHKNYRLLLISKGDLVEQNRKIEKSGLKSYFDAIEIVSHKDKTVYEELLKRNKVDRNEFAMVGNSLKSDILPALEAGAIAVYIPYDITWVHEMAEEPYDNARYFKVDKFADLPELLKIIDRKG from the coding sequence ATGGGTATCAAAACTGTCGGCCTTGATGCCGACGATACGCTTTGGCATAACGAGAAAACATTTCGGGAGGCTGAACAATATTTTGTTCAGCTTCTTGGGCGTTGTGCCGATAAAGAAATAATTGAACGCACACTTTTTTCAACAATTGCACGTAACCTCGGCCTTTATGGCTATGGTTTCAAATCATTCACACTTTCAATGATCGAAACAGCGAGCCACGTTTATAACGAGGCTATCCCGTCTTCAACGATGAGGGAGATCATTTCGCTTGGTCAGTCCTTGATGGATAAACCGGTAAATTTGATTGACGGTGTCGTTGAAGGGCTTGAAGCACTCCATAAAAACTACCGTTTGTTGCTGATAAGCAAAGGCGACCTCGTCGAGCAAAATCGAAAGATCGAAAAATCGGGATTAAAAAGCTATTTTGATGCCATCGAAATTGTCAGCCATAAAGACAAAACTGTTTATGAAGAACTGCTCAAACGTAACAAAGTGGATAGAAACGAATTTGCAATGGTCGGTAATTCGTTGAAATCGGATATTCTACCGGCTCTCGAAGCAGGTGCCATTGCAGTCTACATCCCTTATGATATTACCTGGGTTCATGAAATGGCAGAGGAACCGTATGACAATGCCCGCTATTTCAAAGTCGACAAGTTTGCCGATCTTCCCGAACTTTTAAAGATAATCGACCGCAAAGGGTAA
- the cysS gene encoding cysteine--tRNA ligase — MTNLHFYNTLTRTKEDFHPIDANKVRLYVCGPTVYDYAHIGNARPVVVFDVLFRLLRHVYGNDHVIYARNITDVDDKINARAARDYPELPLNDAIRILTEKTNKQFQEDVAALGCLTPTTQPRATDNLDNMRAMIERLIERGHAYVAEDHVLFSVSSMGDHPRYGALARRSLDEMMAGARVDVAAYKRDEMDFVLWKPSKEGEPGWPSPAGIKAKGRPGWHIECSAMSMAKLLVPFGGGLTCDNPANNVFDIHGGGIDLVFPHHENEIAQSCSAFGTERMANLWMHNGFLQVEGQKMSKSLGNFITIHDVLETELAELTSDIDETMRHQWVGLSARLSMLQTHYREPLNWTAQRLADSSSELYRWYELLRQKNVRSSTPAHPADELVDALGEDLNCWSAITYLRQYYKSQDAKALKSGMELMGLLHDDWLDDEDCSLFNRKSGIDNEYVESQIAKRLSFIKDKNWAEADRIRDELGQKNILLRDEKNPQTGERVTHWEIKH, encoded by the coding sequence ATGACCAATTTGCATTTTTATAACACGTTGACGAGAACAAAAGAGGATTTTCATCCGATAGACGCCAATAAAGTGCGCCTTTATGTTTGCGGCCCTACAGTTTATGACTATGCCCATATCGGCAATGCGCGTCCGGTCGTGGTCTTCGACGTTTTGTTCAGGTTATTGCGTCATGTCTATGGAAATGACCATGTTATCTATGCTCGCAACATTACGGATGTGGATGACAAAATCAATGCACGTGCTGCCCGCGATTATCCGGAACTGCCATTAAATGATGCTATCCGTATTCTAACAGAAAAAACCAACAAGCAATTTCAGGAAGATGTTGCAGCTCTCGGTTGCTTAACGCCTACAACGCAACCACGTGCGACAGATAATCTCGATAATATGCGCGCAATGATCGAGCGGTTGATCGAACGTGGTCACGCTTATGTTGCAGAAGATCATGTGTTGTTTTCTGTTTCCAGTATGGGAGATCATCCCCGTTATGGTGCTTTGGCGCGCCGCTCGCTTGATGAAATGATGGCTGGAGCCCGTGTTGATGTCGCTGCCTATAAGCGTGACGAAATGGATTTCGTTTTGTGGAAACCCTCGAAAGAGGGGGAACCGGGGTGGCCTTCTCCTGCGGGAATTAAAGCCAAAGGGCGTCCGGGCTGGCACATAGAATGTTCTGCAATGTCTATGGCGAAATTGTTGGTACCCTTTGGGGGTGGTCTCACATGCGATAATCCTGCCAATAATGTTTTCGATATTCATGGTGGCGGTATTGATCTGGTTTTTCCCCATCATGAAAACGAAATTGCTCAAAGCTGTTCGGCCTTTGGAACAGAGCGCATGGCAAATTTGTGGATGCATAACGGTTTTCTACAGGTTGAAGGGCAGAAGATGTCCAAAAGTCTGGGCAATTTTATTACCATTCATGATGTGTTGGAGACCGAACTTGCGGAACTAACTTCCGATATTGATGAAACGATGCGTCATCAATGGGTGGGTTTAAGTGCGCGACTTTCCATGTTGCAAACGCATTATCGTGAACCGTTAAACTGGACAGCCCAGCGCCTTGCAGACTCAAGTAGCGAACTCTATCGCTGGTATGAACTGCTACGCCAGAAAAACGTTCGTTCTTCAACTCCGGCACATCCTGCCGACGAACTTGTCGATGCTCTGGGCGAGGATCTCAATTGCTGGAGTGCCATCACGTATTTGCGCCAATATTATAAATCGCAGGATGCTAAAGCACTCAAATCCGGCATGGAGCTCATGGGGTTGTTGCATGATGATTGGCTGGATGACGAAGACTGTTCACTGTTTAATAGAAAAAGCGGGATAGATAACGAGTATGTCGAGAGCCAAATTGCCAAACGCTTGTCATTTATCAAAGACAAAAACTGGGCTGAGGCCGATCGGATCAGAGACGAGCTTGGACAGAAAAACATATTGCTGAGGGACGAAAAAAATCCGCAAACAGGCGAACGCGTGACACATTGGGAAATCAAACATTAA
- a CDS encoding TIGR02301 family protein, with product MNKYLKTLVIMAFLFAAAPADAEPVPQYDAKMLRLAEILGSLHYLRNLCGEKTSLWRDKMEELIKAENPTPTRRARLYASFNDAYRAFSDNYHTCTKAAVDADRRYIKEGTALSHELLNRYGN from the coding sequence ATGAACAAGTATTTGAAAACTCTTGTCATTATGGCTTTTCTTTTTGCTGCTGCGCCGGCCGATGCCGAGCCGGTTCCCCAATATGATGCCAAAATGTTGCGGCTTGCCGAAATACTTGGTTCACTCCATTACTTGCGCAATCTATGCGGAGAGAAGACATCCCTGTGGCGCGACAAGATGGAAGAGCTAATCAAAGCCGAAAACCCGACACCAACGCGTCGTGCACGACTTTACGCAAGCTTCAACGATGCTTATCGCGCTTTCTCGGATAATTATCACACATGCACAAAAGCAGCCGTTGATGCTGATCGCCGTTATATCAAGGAAGGAACAGCCCTTTCACATGAGCTTTTGAACCGCTATGGCAATTAA
- a CDS encoding SOS response-associated peptidase encodes MCGRYELDASKSEVANAFDAWIEEDFPKRYNIAPTQPILVIKAPEAYRDALSNKPKHDALLVRWGFIPGWTKNPDQWPLTFNIRSETVAVKKSFTNALRHHRVIIPATGFYEWKKQSRGRSQPYHAALDDHSIIGFAGLMETWSGSEGSQIDTAAILTTEAKSPLAEIHHRMPVIVRREDIDRWLDCRNFRPADVMDILKNTPAEHLHVYPVSDKINNAAYSRSDVKERINPVEDSGDKAQQQNNKDQKRGKSPKNKDQFDLF; translated from the coding sequence ATGTGTGGGCGGTATGAGCTTGATGCCTCGAAAAGCGAGGTTGCCAATGCATTTGATGCTTGGATAGAAGAAGATTTCCCGAAACGCTATAATATTGCGCCAACACAACCGATTTTGGTTATCAAGGCACCGGAAGCCTATCGCGATGCTTTATCGAACAAACCCAAACATGATGCCTTACTTGTGCGCTGGGGGTTCATTCCGGGTTGGACGAAAAATCCTGATCAATGGCCGCTAACATTCAATATACGTTCCGAAACAGTAGCGGTGAAAAAGTCTTTTACCAATGCGCTTCGTCATCACCGTGTCATTATTCCGGCAACAGGTTTTTATGAATGGAAAAAACAATCTCGCGGCAGATCACAGCCTTATCACGCTGCACTTGACGATCACTCTATAATCGGTTTTGCCGGTCTCATGGAAACATGGAGTGGTAGTGAAGGCTCGCAAATCGACACTGCTGCTATTTTGACAACAGAGGCAAAATCGCCGCTCGCAGAAATCCACCACCGTATGCCCGTCATTGTCAGGCGGGAAGATATTGATAGATGGCTTGATTGCCGGAATTTTCGCCCTGCCGATGTTATGGATATTTTAAAAAATACACCAGCCGAACACCTTCATGTTTATCCTGTGTCCGATAAAATCAATAATGCTGCTTATTCAAGGAGCGATGTGAAAGAAAGGATAAATCCTGTCGAAGATTCCGGCGACAAAGCTCAACAGCAAAACAATAAGGATCAAAAACGGGGGAAAAGTCCAAAGAATAAAGACCAGTTTGATCTTTTCTAA